The nucleotide window GTGGTGCCAGCCAAGGGCAGCTCTGTTATGATGGAGGAAATCAGGCCGGGGTGTGGGGCATGTGCCCACTGCATTAGGGCAAGGGACAAAGTTGATGCCAATGACATTGCTAGAGCTTCTGCACAAGTTCTCCAGTGCAGAACATGGTCACATCTGCTGACCCCTTGGTCCCACATAACAGGCCCCCGGCAGATGAGTATCAGcacaaccattttttttttttttttttttttttgagacggagtttcgctcttgttgcccagactagagtgcaatggtacaatcttggctcactgcaacctctgcctcccgggttcaagcaattctcatgcctcagtctctcgaacagctgagattacaggtgcccaccaccatgcccaactaattttttttttttttttttttgagacagagtcttgctctgtcgcccaggctggagtgtagtggtgcaatctctgctcactgcagccttcgcctcccgggatcaagtgattctcctgcctcagcctccagagtagctgggattacaggtgcctgccaccacgcccagctcatttttgtatttttagtagagacggggtttcaccatgttggccaggctggtcttgaactcctgacctcaggtgatccacctgcctcgtcctccaaagtgctgggattacaggcgtgagccaccgcacctggcccagcacccttattttatagctgaggaTGAGAAGACTTGTCCACACTCACACAGCCAGGGAATGGCAGGGCCAGGATTCGAACCTGAGGCAGGTGAGCTCCAAAACCTCTCTCTACTGGGCTGCCCTGCCTAGATGTGGGCTGAGACTCCTGTGTGGCCCAGTGAGGGGCTGCAGGCTCCAAGCTCTGAAGGGgtgagggctctgccttcctAGGAAAAACCCAGTGGTCCTGCTGAGCCCCAGagggaggcctcagttcctctccTCCCAGTGAAGGCTGCTTGGGCTACTCAGGCCAGAAGGCCCCTCAGACAGAGGGTGATCCTAGTGGGCgggtggggcgggggggcagGGGGGGAACGCTCTTCCCTGCCCCACTTTGGGGCCCGTAAAAGCTAAGGCATTTGAGAGGCTGATGGTTTTCCATTCCCAAGAGTCTATATGTTGACGAAGCATCTTCTCCCTCAGTTGCCCATGGGCCTCCAGGACAACTCTAGAAGATGCAGATAATAAGAGTTTCTCAcgcccatttgacagatgaggaaagcgAGGCTTAGAGGTGTGATGGGCATGCCAGGCCCACCCATGATTGAGTGGCAGTAGGAAGGCAGGGATGTGAACCCAGGCCTTTTAACTGGAGGGCCAGGCCCTGCTGCCCATCATGGGCACACCTCCCGGATCTCCCACTGCCCTTGGCTATTGGGTAGGAAACATCAGCCCAAGCTCAAGGACTGGGTGGGGGCACTGAACAAGGTGGGGGGGGGGCAGGAGGGAGGTGCTCACCGATGAAGTTCTTCAGGAGGGGGTCAATGGGATGGGGCTGGTCCGAGATGAGGAACTTGACCGCTGTGATGACGGTGCTCCGGGTGTGTGGCCGACCTGCAGGACAAGAAGAGGTGAGTTAGTGAGGGGCAGGGGCCAATCCTAGATGCTCACAGATCAGAAGGCGCTGAGGCTCCTCCCCCTGCTACCCTGGAAGACAGAACTGTACCCCCTCCCCATCTCTGGGAAAGTGGATTCTACCATTTCCCTTGGCAGCCTTGAATCTCCTCTCAATTCTTCCTGCTGCAGCTGAAACAGTAGGACTACCAGTGCTCAGGTAACCACACCACAGGCTGCAAACAGGGAACCAATAACCAAGACAGGAACTGCTCCAACAAAGACCTTCCCTCAGGCCTTGGGATTTTTCAGACATGTTATCTCAATTAGTCCTAACAATGATcctattaattaataataaagtagTATTAAAAGAACCAATAAAATCACCAATAAAAATCATCTCTTTGACACATGAggagagactcagagaggttaagttcaTGTCTAAGGCCACACAGCAGATCCAGAATTCCTGGCTGGGCCCCTCTTCCTGGGGCTGCGTTCTGGCTGGCGGTCAGGGGGGCCTAACAGAACTTGGATCATCTCCAGGCTCGGTCACGGAGAGCTCGCTTACTTGTGCTTTGCTGCTTGCTTTGAGTAGAAAAGCCCAATAAAGAGGGGAAGTACATTCCTTTAATGAAGGAAACAAATGGGTGGACGGGTGGATGCTCCACCTGCCTCTGAATCTCTCCTCAGTGGCTCGCCCCCCTTGCCTCCCGCCCAACCCCCAGCACAATGCAGTGAATGGGCTAAGGTGTTTCCACCCCACAGACTTTACGTTCAGCCTCGAGGAAAAGTTTACCATTTGGTGCTAAGGCATGATGAATGGAAGAGTTACTGAATTCAGACTTTTAGCTTTTACCTCTTTCTCTTGCCAGCCTGACTGGCTCCCAGGAAGATTTAGGGTGGCTGATGAAGAGAGGCACAATAGAGTAAGATTAAGTGAACTGAAAACAAGAACAAGGCCAAGGACGACTGAAGGCAGGGAGGTGAGAAGGAGACTAGCAGGAAGATGTACAAAGAGCATCAATAAGAAGTCCCAGGAACCTACTAGAAGCAGACCACTCATCTGGCTCTAAGCTTCCCAGCAGTTGGTGCTAAAAAGGAAATGTGACCGGGTGGCTGGTTCAACAGTGCACGTGGGACAGAAACAAATAGGTGTTTAGGCAAAGCAGGGCTCCTCCGCATCTTAAGACTCTCGTCTCTCAAGGTTCTTTGTGTGACGTAATAGACAGTGTCCTCAACAATGTTCTTCCATCCAGTCATGAGGCCAGACAACTGCTTCTTACGAGCCCAGCAACCCAAAAAGGCCTTAACTGAAATCACTAACATACCTAGTAACAACAGCAGCTCTCGATTTACTCAGTATTAATTACTATAGGTACCACATAGCTTACCAAACACTGTACCTGCATTCTTTCAACCAGAGCATCCACTGGTTCTGTAAGGGGCCAGCTGGCCAGCTCGAAGCCCACTGGTCTTTCATTCTGGGAACTCTCACTTTCCTAGGAGCCCAATGACCCTACCTGCCTGCTTTCCACCTCTTGAAGCTAAGATACCTGGTGTGCCACAACATGACAAGCCACAACGCCTGCCCCCCCTGGTTCTTGCCCAgccctctccaagcctcagggGCATGTCAGCCTGTCCCCGTCTATACTGACGTCTGCTCTTGGCTCAGGCTAGCCGAAAAGAGCTGACCCTCTGCAGGCTGCAGTCTACGGCTACTGGGAAAACTGTTTTTGTTGACCTCTGTGTGGAGCACTGAGCTACTGTCCACATCAAGGATTATGAAGTTGTCatcatgaggttttttttttttttttttttttggtagatgcagggtctcaccatgttgcccaggctggtctcaaactcccaggctcaagtgatccacccccctcagcctccaaaagtgctgggattacagacatgtgccaccatgcctagccaacaTCATGAGATTTTTAAGTGTATTTGTTGTAGGGACCTATCAAGGACTCTGTCCCTTCTATCCCACAGTCCCATAGGAGGAAGCCTTTAAGTCTCAGGTATCACTGTGTGTTCCTCTGTAGCTTCCTTGCCTCTGTTGCATAGATACCGTGATTCTTGTACCCAGTGACTTGAAATAGCTCACTCTGCCCCAGCTGCCTGGATGCTCAGTGGCAAATTGCCCACCTCCAAGGTGGGCTGCCTTGCCCACACCTGTGTGCCTACCTGCAGCAAGTTGCTTCTGCAAGCGGGGCAGAAGGAACGAAGGGTTCACAAGGACCAGCTTCCCAATGCACTCGGCCACCACCCCCCGGGTGCCCTCCTCAGCGCCCTCGCAGCGCTGGAACAGCAAGGCCCAGATGTCCTCGGCGTAGGGCTTCAGGCGGTCAGGCTGGGCGGCCCCCAGGGCCTCCCTGAGTGAGTGCAGCAGCAGGTACTGTCGTCGGGGCTCAGCCTCAATCTGCTCCAGCAGGAAGGGCAGGAAGTCGGGCAGGCTGCCAGCACCCACGCGGCCCAGTGCATACGAGGCTGCAGCCCTCACATCCTCACTGGGTGACCCCAAAGCTTCCAGGAGCACCGCTTTCAGCTCCCGCTGGGGGCCTGGCCCAGCCACCTGACCCACCTCAGCCAGCGACAAGAATGCCAGGACCTTGACCCCCGTGCTGGAGTGGGGCGACCTGGCATCGCAGACCAGGCGATTGGCTGTGCTTGCTGCCTCTTGGGGACAGGCAGCTGAGAGGGCTGCCACACACCGGGCCAATGAGTGGAACACCTGCTTGTGCAGGCCAGGCCCACCATCCACAGCCTGCTCATAAACAGGCGCAGTGAGCAGGCTGATGAGTTTGGCATAGTCCACACACGGGGGACGGCTCCCCACCAGGGCCTGCAGGAAGCCTTCAGCGGCTGCCAGAACCCCGGCTGGCAACAGGGGCGAATGCAGCAGCCGCAGCAGCTCTGAGAGCACAGGGCCGCTGACCTCCACCAAAGAGGCTGGCTGGGTCTGGGTCACTGTGGCAAGGAAGTCCACAGCCAGCTGGGCCACATGCATGTCACTCTCGTTGACCAGGGCAGGCAGCTCAGCCAGCACGGCCTGCACGGCAGacggtgggaggctgaggccctggCTCTGGGCCAGGGCGTCCAGGGCTGCCAGTGTGGCCAGTCGCAAAGCCCGCTGGTTCTTCCGCAGGAATGAGGCCAGAATGGGCAGTGCCTCGGCTAGGATGGGCTGTAGGTCAAGCTGTAGTGGGGATACGGCCACCAGCGTAAGTGCCTTGACGGCGGGCAGCCGGGTGATCTCATTCCGCAGGCGATCCAGGAGGAGCAGTAACGTGGGCTCCAGGTCATCCCCAAGCCGGTCACCCAGGTGGCCTACAAGGTGGCCCATGCAGGAAATGGCCCGCTCCTTCACCTCCTGGTCCAGGTCAGTGGCACGGAGTCGCGCCAGGGTGACTGCAGACATCTCTCCAACATATGGCTCAGGATCCAGTATCCGCGGCCTTTCCAGCGGCCACAGGGCCCGCACCAGCTCCTGTAGCACCACCAGGGCCTCCGCTGCAATCTTGTAGAAAGGGTCAGCCACACAGGCCATCACAGGTGGCAGGAGGGTAGGCAAGTGTGGGTGGAAGGCCTCAGCTGGTTCGGTGCCCAGCAGCCCCTGCAAGAAGGCCAGGGCATCCATCCGGATGGTGGAGGAGCTGGAGCGGTCGACCAGCGAGAAGATGATGCCTGCAGGGTGAATGCAAAGGTTATGAAGGCCACTGCCTCTGATGCAACACGGCCCTCTCTGGAAGCAAGGCTGGGGTACCTACAGGTGCCTGAGCTGGACTGAAGCACCTAAACTCTTCTGCAGAAGCTTCCAAGAAGTCAGCGCTGACCAGTGGCCAGAGCTGAGGGAAACATGTCCAGGGAACTCACTGGAACTGGCCTTGTTCTCACAGCTGGTAGTGGGAGGCCACTGGAGACTCTTGACCAGGGACCGAGCCTGGGACTGGGTCCCAGACTCTCTCAGGAATTGGGGGCTCAACTCAGGGGTGGGGTCTGCGTTCTGGAAGTGGCCCAgaacagcagatacttggttgcaGTCCAGCCTACCTGATACCAGCACAGGCATATGCTCGGCCAGGCTGCCGGGGAGGACACCCGCCAGCTCAGTGAGGAGGCTGAAGCATCCCTGGCGGGCTCTGACGCTCCGATCTTTAAGCTGCCGCTGCAGGGCCTTGACCACGAGAGGCACCTGTGGGCAGGAGGGGGAAGTCAAGGTCAGGGACCACCCAAGAAACCTCCCCACCTGCCCACTACCAGGAGGCTTTGCCAAGCACATCCCCAGGGAGGATGTCGGCATCGAGATATCTCCCAAGCACTCGTCCctcactctgtgccaggcttttGGTGACTGCACACAGACCGCTGGAGAGCAGGCAAATTTCCTGCATCCATTTTACAGGTACAGAGAGACCaagcaacttgctcaaggtcactcagGCAGGCTGGCTGTCACTACTACACTCCAGAAGCCTGGCTGGCTCCTGCCCCCTACCCCGGGGACCCCTTCCCTTCCACGGCTGGATGTTCTCCCCAGGTGAGTTTCCAAGTCCAGGGACACTAACGGTGAGTGGCCGGGTAGGCAAATCGGGGGTAGGGGTGGAGTTGAAGACATGCCCACCTGTCCACGTAGCATATGGAGGTTGCTGCCGGGCTGGGTGGGTTCCTCCATGGCCTCCAGCCATCCCTTCGGGGGCCGTGTTTGCCGCAGCAGCACGATGTAAGCAGTGAAGACATCAGCCTTGACATTCTCCTCGCGTTCTTTGAAGCGGCAGATGAGCACAGGTGCCAGGGTACAGTGGAAATCAGACAGCAGGTCAGGCCGAGAGCTGATCAAGGCTGCGATGCACTTGGCAGCTGCCCGGCGCACCTTCCAGCTCATGTCATCGTCATCGCTGTACTCGTCTTCACTCTCTGGGGCAGGAACAAGACACACATGGAACCCTCATCTCCCAGGACAGGTCTGTGGCTCGGGGGAGAAgggatggggaggagagagagccGGGCACTGTGCTTCACCTTTTGATGATCAGCATTTATAGATACCCTATGGGGAACATTCTCTACCTTTTAATGGGCATCTACTGTGTGCTATGGATGGGACTAAGCATGTCAAACCCATAATCTTATTTTAGCTTCATGAAGACCTTTTGAGACAGGGATTATTTCCCCAttatagagatgaggaaactggggtttAGAGAGAGGAAGTGGCTTGCCCCAAGTTAAAGAAATACTTGGAGTTAAACTAAggtcctccctctgcctccagaCCCTTAATTGTCTGGACTGTACCATAGAAAAAACAGACTTCCAAGTCTTCATGTAGACTTGGAGAATCAATTTAGGGCACAAAACTCATCTTTTGGCGTCAGGTTTGGCTATGTGATGTTTCGTTTACTGGGACTCCAGAAGGGAGAAGGGACAGAGCCTCCCTTTGGCCTCTTCTCCCCCCGATCTCTGCCTCTCAAGGGTCCTGATTCCAAAGGCTTCCAGGCAGGACTAATAAAGAGGAAATGCTGGGTTTGTGTGGCTTTCTACCCGACAATCTCCCTGAAAGTCAAGGGCTCGTGCAGTCTTTACCATCATCTCAAAAGTGAAGGTACTGCcaagccccattttacagacgacaAGACTAAGGCTCAGAGGGGGTGAGACTCTCAGGGCACACAGCGAGGaacagcagagctgagattcaggCCCACGAGGCCCAGCCCTATCACCTGCGGAGGCACACAGGAGGCTCAGATGGGGACAGTCTTGCCTGGGAGCGCCCCAAGGCACAGGCTCAGAGCCCAGCATGGCCTTGCCCATACCACTCTGTGGACCACTTGGACCCACAGGGTGGTGTCTGGACAGCCACAGTGGGCCACGGCCACCGGGCAGCTCAGCAGCCATCCCCTCTAATGGATCACTGTCACTCCCACAGTAGGCCACCCACGAACACACATCCTTAGCTCTCTATTACTGACAAGCGTCCCACCTCCCTGGCTGGCATTCAAGGCCCCCACATGCCTGTCCAATCTCATTTACCATCACATCTTGTTCCAAGTACCCCCTCAGGCTCTAAATCCATTGTCTCCATCGATGCCCTGCCTTCAGGCCTAGGGGCATCTCTGCCCTGGAAATCTGTCTGAATGACACACAGGACCACAGGCATAGGAGGAAAGAAGCTATCAAGTCCACCCCCATGGAGACATCTTGCTCCCCTGCCAGTGCCTGCCATTCCACCATCAGAGCTTTCCTCTGCTGGGTTAAAGACATTATCTCCTGAAAGCCATTCATAAAAGGGTACACGGTGGCAGTGCAGAGGTGGGGGAGTCTGACAGACCTGGCTCTAAGGCCCAGCTATGCCAATTCCTAGATGTGTTATCTCAGGCCACTCTCTTCTCAGTATGTGTCCTTGTCTGAAACACGGGGGTAATAATATGTTTTtttagggttattgtgaggaacACGAccagcagatgctcaataaatgacagcAATGACTACTATCATTACCGTGGTCTGTGCAGTCACAGCAGGTGGGACTGGAGCTTGAGGAAGAGCTGGCATCAGGATGGGGCACCAAATGTGACCACTGTCTTTGGTTGGGGGATCCCAGGAAGGCTGTGCTCACCTCCACCCTCCAACCCCAACGATGGGCTGTCCACCAACCTTGCTCACTGAATTCACTATCCTCTGTCTCCATCTGCTCCTCATCACTGTCATAGTTGTAGTTGGGGTCATGTTTTATGtactggaggcagaggctggtcaCGTTGGGCACGTGAGGGCCCATTTCCTTGGGGCACCTGTGGGGCAGGATGAGGAATGCTTTGCTGGATCCAGCCAGGACAGGAGTGGGGGGGCAGGGCCTAATGGGAGTCCTGAAATTTTACTGCTTTGGGCCAGCATCCCCACCAACTTCCCAAAGGAATCCCCAGGCAACCCCACCATACATACTTCCTCAAGAAGGCCTCAAAAGCCTGGAGGCAGGACTCCCGGAGCTCATCATCATCCAGGTTGCAGAAATCCTCCACCAGGGGCACCAGGCGGTCCAGGTGAGCCCCTGCAGGGCCAGGTGGGTCACTGAACCCAAGCCAGACACTCTCCCGGAATTCCCCCAGCCCACAGCACTCAGCCTGTCTCTGCACCTGCAGCCCTGACCACTGTAGATTCAACTCAGAGGTTTCATAGTCAAGCAAATGTGGGTTCTAgccctcactctgccacccaacTGCTATgggaccttgggcaggtcacatTTCTTTGACCTTAGTCAGCTGATCTTCACAACAAGGATAACAATGCCTCCCGGGCAGAGATTTTGTGAAGATAaattatataaagataaatagcttaggccaggcacggtggctcatgcctgtaatcccagcattttgggagtccaaggaaggcggatcacgaggtcaggagatcgaaaccatcctggctaacacgatgaaaccctgtctctactaaaaatacaaaaaattagccgggtgcagtggcatacacctgtagtcccagctattcaggaggctgaggcaggagaattgcttgaacctgggaggtggaggttgcagtgagacacaatagcgtcactgtactccagcctgggagacagagcgagattctatctcaaaaaaaaaaaaaaagataaacagcttaggccgggcgcggtggcttacacctgtaatcccagcactttgggaggccgaggcagatggatcatctgaggtcaggagttcgagaccagcttggccaacatggtgaaactccatctctactaaaaatacaaaaattagctgcgcatggcagtgcgcccctgtaatcccagctacttgggaggctgaggcagaattgcttgaacctgggaggtggaggttacagtgagcagagattgtgccactgcactccagcctggacaacagagcgagacacaagactcagtctcaaaaaaaaaaaaaaagaagttaaaaaagcTTAgtccaaggctgggtgcagtggttcacccctgtaatcccagcactttgggaggccgaggcgggcagatcatgggatcacaaggtcaggggttcaagaccaacctgaccaaccaacatagtgaaaccccgtctctactaaaaatacaaaaattagctggatatggtagcgtgcgcctgtagtgccagctactcaggaggctgagacaggagaatcacttgaatccgggaggcggaggttgtggtgagccaagactgcaccattgcacttcagcctgggcaacagagcgagactccgtctcaaaaaaataaataaataaaaaagcttaGTCCAGGTTCTGCAAGAGCAGGCACTCGATAAGTAGCATCTGTTATCAAAACCATTATTCATGTCCTGGCCTAATTTCCTTTACTAGGTTTAAGTCCGTGGATAGGAGAAAGGGAGGCAGGTACTGCCCTAATAGACCAGGCAACAGGGGTTCCTGCCTGGTCTCCAGGCTTTAGAGCACTCCACTCATGCCCTTCTCCAGCCATACCCCTTCCCCACAGCATAAGAAGAGACATGCTGACCTAGAGACCCTCAACACTCCTAGACTCCATTCTGTCTGGGTATCTGGGGACCCGAGTTTCCTGCCCAGTGGATCCTGACCCCTTGTCAGAGCCTGCACAGGCCTCTTTCCCAGGTCCATGCAACCAAGGATGGCTGAGGGCTGGCTGCTGTTTGGGAGAAATGGGACAGGGTGTGGCCATGTCAGCTGGGGTTGTCCCCACCGTGTGCCTGCAAGGCCCCTTGCAGTGAGAGAGCCAGGGGTTGGGAGGGGCTGACCGTAGGCCAATTCTATCCAAACTGTCTTGGTATAGTCAGAACTCCAAGGTGTCTGAGGATACATTCAAACCTGATTGCAGCTTTCCATTTCTaaaaaactaatctatagtgacagaaagcagatcagtggctTCCTGGACAAGGCAGAGAGCTGGACTGCAAATGGACACAAGGAagcttttgggggtgatggaaagATTTCATGGATATACACAAAGGTCAAAAcacactgaattgcacactttaaatagTGCGGTTTATTGTATGCACATTaaattgtttcttaaaaattcaAACTTGGCTCACGGGCTGTTACTAAGATAGCTTTGTCAAAGTGGGAGAAGAGAACATAGTCTAACAGTTTAGTGGCATGACCTAAAATTGTAATTACCAGCCAGCCTCCAGGTCTCAGAAGTGATTGATCCAACCCCCTTCTCTGAACCATCTGCACTCAGCAGGGGCTCAGGCCCGGTGGTTTGTCGAGCTCAGGGCCCGCCCTGCGCCTCTCAAGCCCTGTCCGGCCCCAACCTCTGCGTTTCAGCGGCTTCAGCCGCACCGGCTGAGGCGGCGGCCCGCCCCAGGCCCCACCCACCACGTCAGCCCAGGCCCCGCCCCAACCTCCCTGCCAAGGCAGACGGCCCACCCTCAGGCCCTGGCTGCACGGCGGCCCAAGCTGCACCCCCTTACCGAGTCATTGACTCACCCTAAGCTCCGCCCACCATGCCAgcccaggccccgccccgccccgcccccttaCCGAGGCGGTGGCCGGCCTGGCGGCCGACGCTGCCCAAACATTGGATCAGGGTGCGGATGGCAGCCGGGCTGGTGGGCACCCGCGGGCCTGGCAGCCGTTCCAGTAGGTGGTCAGCGAGCTCGACGAAGAGGTCGGTGCTGCAGGCGGCCGCCAGGTGGCCAAGCGCTCCGACCGCTCGCTTGCGCACCGCCAGGCGCGGGCTGCTCAGCTGTGGCAGCAGACAGTGCAGGAGGCTGGCGTGGAAGGCGCCCAGCGGGGCACCCAGCCTGGGGAGCACGAGGGGGCATCAGGCCGGTCGCACTCCGCGGGCAGCCTGGGCCAGGCTCCGCCCCTCTCCCCATTCTCTCCCGGCCTCCTTCCCAGGATTATGGCAACTCAATGACCCTTGCAAAAGAGGTGCCCTGCAACTGTGAGGaggaattattttaattacttttgttACATGAGAGAAAGCGGAGAGAGAAAGGGACTTCTCAGCAGTGCAAAGCCTGGCTCCCAGCCGAGGGAAAGACCTGATAGGGTAAAGCATGGGGGATCTAGTAAGGCTGTCCCTATTTCTTGGAAGTCTAGGCCTTGCCTCAATACCATCCCCTTCTGTCCATCCTCCTCGCTAAGACCAGAGCAGTATAAACTCTACTTCTCACCTGGTCACTCCTCTGCTTAACTCCTTCCATGGCTCCCTAGTGACTTTGGAGATGCTGAGCTCTGGGCTCAAGACAAGAGGCAACACCAGAGAATGGTTTCTGCGCACACAGCACagcccctgcctgcctcagcagctTCTATCCACACCTTCAAACGAGGCCCGTGCATTTTCTGTCCTGTAAACATCCTGAGaccttttctttctcactttacAGAAACACACTCACCTTACCCTCCCTTATTTCTATGTCCTACCCAACCCCCTCTCCTAGgtttcatttgtttgtctgttcaCCTGCTAAGTGACAGGGACTGTGCTGGAAGCCAGGGTGAACAAGACAGACTGATCCTGGGACCTGCCCTCATGGAGTGTGTGGTTGAGTGAGCGCCTCCCAGGAGCCTCAAGTTCAACATGCCCCAGCTTGAATCTATCACCTTCCTCCCCACACACCTGCTGTTGGCTCCCGGAGTGCACCCCATCACAGCACCTCTGTCTGCCCCTGCCAGTTACTAAAGGCAGAACCCTAGGGGTCAGCCTCCAGTCCCTGCCTCCCCTGCCCACTCCAAGTCCTGTGGAGTCTACCTCCTGAATACAACCCGAATTGCTTTCCCTATAGCAGCCTCTTAATCAATACCCTGCCTGTTCAATCCTCTCCCACCTACTCTCCACTGCAGAAAGATCACAGTAGAACACACAAATACTCACCCCCGCCCCATGGCTCCTGGCCAGCCCTCCACCTCATCTCTCCATACCCACCTCTCCACATTACAGCCTGCCCCACGACCCCTGGCAGACTCTGGGACCCTAAGTCTTCCCCTGTCTCTGCCTTCTGGACTGGGGGCAGTCTCCCCTCCAGCATCCTCTTTATACCTGCCCAAACTCAGCTAAGTCCTGCCCCTCCTCGAAGGCTCAGCTCTAGCAGCACCCTCTTTTAGAAGCTCCTCACTCCCAGCTGGACTGGGGGCTCCTCTGAGCTCCTATCAGCCCTGCTCTTATCCTTACTGTTGTGCTTACTCCATTCACAGTTTTATACATGTCTGTGAACTCCTCCCTAGGAATAACGAAGACTGATCTAACCCCATGTTCCCAACACTAGGCCAGCACCTGACATTTTTCTGGCCAGAGCAGGTGTTCAAGTCGTGGGAGGTTTTACTGATCGTGTGACCACATCACCTCTCAGAGCCTGTAAAATTGTGACAATTGAGTTCTCCTTTACGAGGCTGCTGGGATGATTAAGGAGCCCTGAGCACAGGGCCTGGTGTGCAGTAGG belongs to Pongo pygmaeus isolate AG05252 chromosome 2, NHGRI_mPonPyg2-v2.0_pri, whole genome shotgun sequence and includes:
- the CAND2 gene encoding cullin-associated NEDD8-dissociated protein 2 isoform X2, producing MSTAAFHISSLLEKMTSSDKDFRFMATSDLMSELQKDSIQLDEDSERKVVKMLLRLLEDKNGEVQNLAVKCLGPLVGKVKEYQVETIVDTLCTNMRSDKEQLRDIAGIGLKTVLSELPPAATGSGLATNVCRKITGQLTSAIAQQEDVAVQLEALDILSDMLSRLGAPLGAFHASLLHCLLPQLSSPRLAVRKRAVGALGHLAAACSTDLFVELADHLLERLPGPRVPTSPAAIRTLIQCLGSVGRQAGHRLGAHLDRLVPLVEDFCNLDDDELRESCLQAFEAFLRKCPKEMGPHVPNVTSLCLQYIKHDPNYNYDSDEEQMETEDSEFSEQESEDEYSDDDDMSWKVRRAAAKCIAALISSRPDLLSDFHCTLAPVLICRFKEREENVKADVFTAYIVLLRQTRPPKGWLEAMEEPTQPGSNLHMLRGQVPLVVKALQRQLKDRSVRARQGCFSLLTELAGVLPGSLAEHMPVLVSGIIFSLVDRSSSSTIRMDALAFLQGLLGTEPAEAFHPHLPTLLPPVMACVADPFYKIAAEALVVLQELVRALWPLERPRILDPEPYVGEMSAVTLARLRATDLDQEVKERAISCMGHLVGHLGDRLGDDLEPTLLLLLDRLRNEITRLPAVKALTLVAVSPLQLDLQPILAEALPILASFLRKNQRALRLATLAALDALAQSQGLSLPPSAVQAVLAELPALVNESDMHVAQLAVDFLATVTQTQPASLVEVSGPVLSELLRLLHSPLLPAGVLAAAEGFLQALVGSRPPCVDYAKLISLLTAPVYEQAVDGGPGLHKQVFHSLARCVAALSAACPQEAASTANRLVCDARSPHSSTGVKVLAFLSLAEVGQVAGPGPQRELKAVLLEALGSPSEDVRAAASYALGRVGAGSLPDFLPFLLEQIEAEPRRQYLLLHSLREALGAAQPDRLKPYAEDIWALLFQRCEGAEEGTRGVVAECIGKLVLVNPSFLLPRLQKQLAAGRPHTRSTVITAVKFLISDQPHPIDPLLKNFIGEFMESLQDPDLNVRRATLAFFNSAVHNKPSLVRDLLDDILPLLYQETKIRRDLIREVEMGPFKHTVDDGLDVRKAAFECMYSLLESCLGQLDICEFLNHVEDGLKDHYDIRMLTFIMLARLATLCPAPVLQRVDRLIEPLRATCTAKVKAGSVKQEFEKQDELKRSAMRAVAALLTIPEVGKSPIMADFSSQIRSNPELAALFESIQKDSASAPSTDSMELS
- the CAND2 gene encoding cullin-associated NEDD8-dissociated protein 2 isoform X1, with protein sequence MSTAAFHISSLLEKMTSSDKDFRFMATSDLMSELQKDSIQLDEDSERKVVKMLLRLLEDKNGEVQNLAVKCLGPLVGKVKEYQVETIVDTLCTNMRSDKEQLRDIAGIGLKTVLSELPPAATGSGLATNVCRKITGQLTSAIAQQEDVAVQLEALDILSDMLSRLGAPLGAFHASLLHCLLPQLSSPRLAVRKRAVGALGHLAAACSTDLFVELADHLLERLPGPRVPTSPAAIRTLIQCLGSVGRQAGHRLGAHLDRLVPLVEDFCNLDDDELRESCLQAFEAFLRKCPKEMGPHVPNVTSLCLQYIKHDPNYNYDSDEEQMETEDSEFSEQESEDEYSDDDDMSWKVRRAAAKCIAALISSRPDLLSDFHCTLAPVLICRFKEREENVKADVFTAYIVLLRQTRPPKGWLEAMEEPTQPGSNLHMLRGQVPLVVKALQRQLKDRSVRARQGCFSLLTELAGVLPGSLAEHMPVLVSGIIFSLVDRSSSSTIRMDALAFLQGLLGTEPAEAFHPHLPTLLPPVMACVADPFYKIAAEALVVLQELVRALWPLERPRILDPEPYVGEMSAVTLARLRATDLDQEVKERAISCMGHLVGHLGDRLGDDLEPTLLLLLDRLRNEITRLPAVKALTLVAVSPLQLDLQPILAEALPILASFLRKNQRALRLATLAALDALAQSQGLSLPPSAVQAVLAELPALVNESDMHVAQLAVDFLATVTQTQPASLVEVSGPVLSELLRLLHSPLLPAGVLAAAEGFLQALVGSRPPCVDYAKLISLLTAPVYEQAVDGGPGLHKQVFHSLARCVAALSAACPQEAASTANRLVCDARSPHSSTGVKVLAFLSLAEVGQVAGPGPQRELKAVLLEALGSPSEDVRAAASYALGRVGAGSLPDFLPFLLEQIEAEPRRQYLLLHSLREALGAAQPDRLKPYAEDIWALLFQRCEGAEEGTRGVVAECIGKLVLVNPSFLLPRLQKQLAAGRPHTRSTVITAVKFLISDQPHPIDPLLKNFIGEFMESLQDPDLNVRRATLAFFNSAVHNKPSLVRDLLDDILPLLYQETKIRRDLIREVEMGPFKHTVDDGLDVRKAAFECMYSLLESCLGQLDICEFLNHVEDGLKDHYDIRGWLLLLLLHHFTKNCLPSPSSGQMLTFIMLARLATLCPAPVLQRVDRLIEPLRATCTAKVKAGSVKQEFEKQDELKRSAMRAVAALLTIPEVGKSPIMADFSSQIRSNPELAALFESIQKDSASAPSTDSMELS